Proteins from one Desmodus rotundus isolate HL8 chromosome 9, HLdesRot8A.1, whole genome shotgun sequence genomic window:
- the ALDH3A2 gene encoding aldehyde dehydrogenase family 3 member A2 isoform X1 produces the protein MERHVQRVRDAFQTGRSRPLRFRLQQLEALRRMVQEREKDILAAIASDLCKSELNAYSQEVITILGEVDLVLEKLPEWVTTKPAQKNLLTMLDEAYVQPEPLGVVLIIGAWNYPFVLTIQPLIGAIAAGNAVIIKPSEISENTANLLARLLPQYLDQDLYVVVNGGIDETTELLKQRFDHIFYTGNTAVGKIVMQAAAKHLTPVTLELGGKSPCYIDKDCDLDIACRRIAWGKYMNCGQTCIAPDYVLCELSLQNQVVQKIKDSVKEFYGENIKESPDYERIINLHHFKRILSLLEGQKIAFGGDTDEATRYVAPTILTDVDPETKVMQEEIFGPILPIVPVKNADEAIKFINEREKPLAFYVFSHNNKLVRRMIDSTSSGGVTANDVIMHFTLSSLPFGGVGSSGMGAYHGKHSFDTFSHHRPCLLKSLKREGANKLRYPPNSQSKVNWAKFFLLKRFSKGKLSLLLLAFLGFVAAVLVKAGSY, from the exons ATGGAGCGCCACGTCCAGCGGGTTCGCGACGCCTTCCAGACCGGCCGGTCGCGACCCCTGCGGTTTCGGCTGCAGCAGCTGGAGGCCCTACGCAGGATGGTGCAGGAGCGCGAGAAGGACATCCTGGCGGCCATCGCCTCCGACTTGTGCAAG AGTGAACTTAATGCATACAGTCAGGAAGTCATTACCATTCTTGGGGAAGTTGATCTAGTGCTAGAGAAGCTTCCTGAATGGGTCACTACTAAACCAGCCCAGAAGAACCTGCTCACCATGCTGGATGAGGCCTATGTTCAACCAGAGCCCTTGGGAGTCGTGTTGATTATAGGAGCTTGGAACTACCCCTTTGTTCTCACCATTCAGCCACTGATAGGAGCCATTGCTGCAG GAAATGCTGTGATTATCAAGCCTTCTGAAATAAGTGAAAATACAGCCAACCTCTTGGCTAGGCTCCTTCCCCAGTATTTAGACCAG GACCTGTATGTTGTAGTTAATGGCGGCATTGACGAAACCACAGAGCTTCTGAAGCAGCGATTTGACCACATTTTCTATACTGGAAACACTGCAGTTGGAAAAATTGTCATGCAAGCTGCTGCCAAGCATCTGACTCCTGTGACCCTTGAACTGGGAGGCAAGAGTCCGTGTTACATTGACAAAGATTGTGACCTGGACATCGCCTGCAG ACGCATAGCGTGGGGGAAGTACATGAACTGCGGTCAAACGTGCATTGCTCCTGACTACGTTCTCTGTGAGCTGTCTCTCCAGAATCAAGTCGTGCAGAAGATTAAGGACAGTGTGAAG GAATTTTAtggagaaaacataaaagaatctCCTGATTATGAAAGAATCATCAATCTGCATCATTTTAAGAGGATACTAAGTTTGCTTGAAGGACAAAAGATAGCTTTTGGTGGGGACACTGATGAAGCCACCCGCTACGTAG CCCCAACAATACTTACTGACGTTGATCCTGAAACCAAGGTGATGCAAGAAGAAATTTTTGGGCCAATTCTTCCAATAGTGCCTGTGAAGAATGCAGATGAAGCCATAAAATTCATAAATGAACGTGAAAAGCCCTTGGCTTTCTATGTATTTTCTCATAACAATAAG CTTGTCCGACGGATGATTGACAGCACATCCAGCGGGGGAGTCACAGCCAACGACGTGATCATGCACTTCACACTCAGCTCTCTGCCCTTCGGAGGCGTGG GTTCAAGCGGGATGGGAGCTTATCACGGAAAACATAGTTTTGATACTTTTTCTCATCATCGTCCCTGTTTATTAAAGAGTTTAAAGAGAGAAGGTGCTAACAAACTGAGATATCCTCCCAACAGCCAGTCAAAGGTGAATTGGGCCAAGTTTTTCCTCTTGAAACGGTTCAGCAAAGGAAAACTCAGCCTCCTGCTCCTCGCTTTCCTGGGCTTCGTGGCCGCTGTGCTTGTCAAG gCTGGCTCCTACTGA
- the ALDH3A2 gene encoding aldehyde dehydrogenase family 3 member A2 isoform X2, with amino-acid sequence MQAAAKHLTPVTLELGGKSPCYIDKDCDLDIACRRIAWGKYMNCGQTCIAPDYVLCELSLQNQVVQKIKDSVKEFYGENIKESPDYERIINLHHFKRILSLLEGQKIAFGGDTDEATRYVAPTILTDVDPETKVMQEEIFGPILPIVPVKNADEAIKFINEREKPLAFYVFSHNNKLVRRMIDSTSSGGVTANDVIMHFTLSSLPFGGVGSSGMGAYHGKHSFDTFSHHRPCLLKSLKREGANKLRYPPNSQSKVNWAKFFLLKRFSKGKLSLLLLAFLGFVAAVLVKAGSY; translated from the exons ATGCAAGCTGCTGCCAAGCATCTGACTCCTGTGACCCTTGAACTGGGAGGCAAGAGTCCGTGTTACATTGACAAAGATTGTGACCTGGACATCGCCTGCAG ACGCATAGCGTGGGGGAAGTACATGAACTGCGGTCAAACGTGCATTGCTCCTGACTACGTTCTCTGTGAGCTGTCTCTCCAGAATCAAGTCGTGCAGAAGATTAAGGACAGTGTGAAG GAATTTTAtggagaaaacataaaagaatctCCTGATTATGAAAGAATCATCAATCTGCATCATTTTAAGAGGATACTAAGTTTGCTTGAAGGACAAAAGATAGCTTTTGGTGGGGACACTGATGAAGCCACCCGCTACGTAG CCCCAACAATACTTACTGACGTTGATCCTGAAACCAAGGTGATGCAAGAAGAAATTTTTGGGCCAATTCTTCCAATAGTGCCTGTGAAGAATGCAGATGAAGCCATAAAATTCATAAATGAACGTGAAAAGCCCTTGGCTTTCTATGTATTTTCTCATAACAATAAG CTTGTCCGACGGATGATTGACAGCACATCCAGCGGGGGAGTCACAGCCAACGACGTGATCATGCACTTCACACTCAGCTCTCTGCCCTTCGGAGGCGTGG GTTCAAGCGGGATGGGAGCTTATCACGGAAAACATAGTTTTGATACTTTTTCTCATCATCGTCCCTGTTTATTAAAGAGTTTAAAGAGAGAAGGTGCTAACAAACTGAGATATCCTCCCAACAGCCAGTCAAAGGTGAATTGGGCCAAGTTTTTCCTCTTGAAACGGTTCAGCAAAGGAAAACTCAGCCTCCTGCTCCTCGCTTTCCTGGGCTTCGTGGCCGCTGTGCTTGTCAAG gCTGGCTCCTACTGA